The following nucleotide sequence is from uncultured Fretibacterium sp..
GGTCTCTGGCGGTTGTCGGCGCGTCTGCGCGGCCTGGATTGGGTAATGCCGTTTTGAAAAATATTGTGGATTGTGGCTTCAAGGGAAAGATATGGGCTGTTAATCGTGGTGGGGACGAGGTTTGGGGTGTTCCGGGCTTTCAAAGTGTGTCGACTTTGCCGGAGGCGCCGGATATGGTCATGGTCACCGTGCCGGGGGAGGCCGTGTGCGGGGTTGTCGAGCAATGTGGGGAACGAGGGGTCAAGGCTGTTACGGTCCTCTCCGCCGGATTCAAGGAGCTGGGCGGAAAAGGCAACGAGCTGGAACATCGGCTAATGGAGATCGTCCGCCGTTATAACATGCGCCTTCTCGGCCCGAATTGCATGGGGCTTGTGAACACGAAGGCCTCCGTCCGCCTGAACGCCAACATGCTCCAGACCGTTCCGTGCAAGGGGTCGGTGAGCCTCGTCACGCAAAGCGGCGCTATCGGGTCGGCCCTTATTGACTTTTCAGAGACTCTGGGAATCGGGTTTTCCGTGGTCGTCTCGACCGGGAATCAGCCGGATATCAACATAAACGATCTCATTCCCTATCTGTGTGAAGATGAGGACACCCGGGTTATCTTGGCCTATCTGGAGACAATCCCGGAGCCGGGGCGTTTCATCAGGGTCCTATCGAAGGCTGCTGCCGTGAAGCCGGTCGTTCTCCTCAAATCGGGACGCACTTCCGTCGGCGCTCAGGCGGCCTCCTCTCACACAGGCAGCCTTGCGGGCGATAATGCCATCGCCGAGACCCTCATGGAAAAAACCGGGGCGATCGTCGTTCGTAGCTTGGAGGAGGCGTTTCTTTTAGGGGCAGCCCTGTCGAAGATGCCGAGGTTTTCGGGAAAACGGGTTGGCGTAGTCAGTAATGCGGGAGGGCCCGGGACTCTGATTGCGGATGCGCTCTCCGAGGCGGGATTCGAGCTGCCTCTCATGTCTCGGGAACTTAGAGATGAGCTGGCTGCTTCCGTTATGCCACAGGCATCTACTTCCAATCCTCTCGATCTTGTGGCGACCGCCTTACCCGAGCACTATTCAAAGGCAGTCGAGTTGATGTTGGAGTGCGGAATCTACGACGCCCTGATTCTGATGGTGGTCCCACCGGTGGGGGTGGATACTGGAGCCGTTGCCGCAGCTGTGGCGGAGCCACTGAGAGAGGCTGGCATTCCTGTCGTGTCCTGTTTCTTTGGCCCCTCGGCCGGCGAGAGAGGACGACGCGTCATGTTGGAAAACGGCATCCCCTCCTTCGCCTGGCCGGAGCAGACGGTGGTCGCTCTGAGGCGGATGCTGACTCTGGAATCGCATTCGGAGGCGTTTTCGCTCACCCCCCCTGCGCTTACGCGTATGGAGGCGGTCCGTGATATGTTACACGGGGAGGGATATCTCTCTCAAACCGCTTGCGAAAGGCTTTTGAGTGAATTTGGCCTTCCTGTTGCACGCTCGCAGTTGGTCTCCAGCGCAGAGGCGTGTCGGGATATCTCTCTGCGTTACCCTGTCGTCGCGAAGATAGAGCATCCAAATATCCTTCATAAATCGGATGTCGGTGGTGTCGTTTTGAATCTCTCGAGCCCGGAGGCTCTCGGGAGGGCGGTGAAGGAGCTTCTCCTGAAATTCGACGGCGCCGATGGGGTTCGGGTGCAGGAGCAGGTTGGTCCAGGGCTCGAATTGATTTTGGGGGCGAATTCCGACCCTGGCTTGGGGCATGTTTTGATGGTGGGACTGGGGGGCGTCGGCGTAGAGCTCTATAAGGACGTTGCTGTGTCGCACGTGCCTTTTGATCGGGCTCAAGCAAGGAAAATGCTGCAATCGCTGCGCTGTGCTCCGATCCTGTGGGGCTATCGCGGGGCAAAGGGGGTTGATGTGGAGGGCTTGATCGACCTGACGGGAAAAGTCCAGCAGCTTTTGTTGCGTTGCCCCCGGATTGGGGAGTTGGATCTCAACCCCGTTATCTGGGACGGAACGTGTTTCACCGTTGCCGATTGCCGAATTCGTGTGTGGTGAGCTGCGAGTGATCTGGAATTGGACTGAGGAGGACTTGTCATGAGTTGTAAAGAACCGGGGATGTGGTGGGTATCCCCTTCGAATTACGACGAGGAGGTGCGGGGGAGCTTTGCTTTCGCCCCCCGTATCGAAATCCTGGATACGACGCTGCGGGACGGTGAGCAGCAGGCGGGAATCGTCCTTGACAGGCAGGACAAGGTAAAAATAGCCCGTAAGCTTGACGAGGTCGGCGTCCATCGAATCGAAGCGGGAACGCCTGCAACCTCGCGGGAGGATGCGGAGGCGATCAAGGAGATCGCCTCTTTGGGGTTGAGGGCAAGGATTTTTGCCTTCTGCCGTGCCATGCCCAAGGACATGGAGCTGGCAAAGTCCCTTGGGGTGGACGGCGTCATCTGCGAGATCATCGGCAGTGAGGAAATGCTCCGTTTCGGTAAGCGATGGACACCGGAACAGGCTGCGGCTGCCTGCATAGAGGCCACGAAAGTTGCGCACGACATGGGACTTCACGTGACGTTGTTCCCCGCGGACGGCTCTCGGGCGCGGCTCCAGTATCTTCTTGACTTCGCCGAGAAGGTGGCTGCGGAGGGGCATGTCGATTCTCTGGCCCTGGTCGATACCTTTGGGACCTTTTCCCCGGAGGGGGCCGCCAGCCGTACCCGGAAGCTCAAGGAGCGTTTCGGCTTTCCTATCGAGGCGCACTTCCACAGCGACTACGATCTCGGAACGGCCTCCACAATTGCCGCCCTGAGGGAGGGAGCCTCCGTTGCGCATGTGACGGTCAATGGGATCGGCGAACGCGCCGGCAGTGTCGCTCTTGAGCCTCTTGTGGTCTCTCTTGAGGCCCTTTACGGTGTAGACACGGGGATAAAGCTGGACAAACTGCTTGAGCTTTCGGAGCTTGTGGAGAAACTCACCGGCTTTGCCGTGCCGCCTAACAAGCCCGTAACCGGAGGGCGTCTCTGGGGTTGGTCGACGGGCCTGCCCTCCAGCCTTTGGAGCAACGCCAAGACGGAGGATCCCCTGATCATGCTTCCTTATCATTATGACCTCATTGGGGCGAAGGAGCCCGTACTCTATCTGGATAAAAAGAGCGGGAAGGACAACCTGAAATATTGGCTGGACAAGGTCGGATTATCGATCCCCGAGGAGAGGGAGCGCGACCTTCTCGACCGCGCGAAAGCGAAATCCCTGGATCTGAAGCGGGACCTGGACGAAACGGAGTTCAGGGAACTCGTCGAGGCAATGTTGCGGCAGAAGAAAGATTGAATAAGGTGCCTAGGTAAATGTGATCTCTTTTTGAAAAGCTTTGTTCTTTGTGTCTGACTTGGGACGTAGGTCTTTCATTCTTCCACGGGGTCCATATTTAACTACACTCTTCACAGCCTTCAACAGCCTGTACTTTGATTTGATAGGAAGGGATGGTTGTTATGTCGGAGAAAAAGAGAGACGGTTTTACCTCGGGATTGGGATTTGTCCTTGCTGTCATGGGGTCGGCCATCGGCCTTGGAAATATCTGGCGCTTTCCGCATATGACGGGAAGCAACGGCGGAGGAGCTTTCGTCCTGGTCTATTTGCTGATAGTCTTCCTCATCGGGGCTCCTCTGCTTCTTACGGAATTCGTCATCGGACGCCATGGGCAGAAAAACGCCATCGACAGTTATGGAGCAATCAGCTCCAAGTTTAAGTGGCTGGGTTATCTTGGAGCCTTCACCTCCTTTCCT
It contains:
- a CDS encoding acetate--CoA ligase family protein; amino-acid sequence: MILPFWNPVWGKLRVAGLASGSGNTLWKVLDLQRELERTWEGSPFEVVALFSDSPDAKCVATAAEYGIPCESVGIRAFYEKRGAPLKDREVRREYDGMILEKLSPYRPDLILLAGYVWATTDAVTKSILTVGVHPADLSIVKNGKRAYAGSDGVGSTLAGGEREIRASSYLATPEIDGGPILIVSPAVPVNPADGLEGRDRVRYYLAPVNDQGRVVGARTVLEIALGHFCADESGKIYHNGRPVPLGVKFDVWDQRKPLYQTSVRHLLEPRSLAVVGASARPGLGNAVLKNIVDCGFKGKIWAVNRGGDEVWGVPGFQSVSTLPEAPDMVMVTVPGEAVCGVVEQCGERGVKAVTVLSAGFKELGGKGNELEHRLMEIVRRYNMRLLGPNCMGLVNTKASVRLNANMLQTVPCKGSVSLVTQSGAIGSALIDFSETLGIGFSVVVSTGNQPDININDLIPYLCEDEDTRVILAYLETIPEPGRFIRVLSKAAAVKPVVLLKSGRTSVGAQAASSHTGSLAGDNAIAETLMEKTGAIVVRSLEEAFLLGAALSKMPRFSGKRVGVVSNAGGPGTLIADALSEAGFELPLMSRELRDELAASVMPQASTSNPLDLVATALPEHYSKAVELMLECGIYDALILMVVPPVGVDTGAVAAAVAEPLREAGIPVVSCFFGPSAGERGRRVMLENGIPSFAWPEQTVVALRRMLTLESHSEAFSLTPPALTRMEAVRDMLHGEGYLSQTACERLLSEFGLPVARSQLVSSAEACRDISLRYPVVAKIEHPNILHKSDVGGVVLNLSSPEALGRAVKELLLKFDGADGVRVQEQVGPGLELILGANSDPGLGHVLMVGLGGVGVELYKDVAVSHVPFDRAQARKMLQSLRCAPILWGYRGAKGVDVEGLIDLTGKVQQLLLRCPRIGELDLNPVIWDGTCFTVADCRIRVW